The Wolbachia endosymbiont of Ctenocephalides felis wCfeT genomic interval TCACTTTGAAGTTGACATAGAATTTCAAGGCCAAGATGGTTCTGATTGTATCCATTCAGCCGGGCGGTAAAATAAAGAGTAGACAAGGAATGCTAAAAAGGTAAACTAGAGTGGCTGTGAGGTAATATGGTTGATCTTTTAGAATTTTGCGAAAGTTTAAGCAGACTATAGAAAAGTTAGAAACAAAAATAGAAGAGCTTAAAGCAGAAAGGATCGAAAACGCTGAGTTAAAAGAAAGGCTTGGCTTAAGTTCAAAAAATTCATCTATACCAAGCTCCAAAGAATTATATAAGATGAGGGAAAATAAGCCAAAAAGTGACAGGAAAGTAGGAGCACAGGTTGGACATAAAGGCAGTTACCGCCCTAAAATGGAGGCAGATGAGATGGTAAAAATAGAACTGCCCAATACGTGTGAGTGCGGAGGAGAAATTGCGGTATCAAAAGATCCGTATACTCATCAAAAGGTCGATTTGCCGGAAATCAAGCCGTATGTAGTTGAATATCAACTAGAGCATGGACGTTGCAAAAGATGTGGAAAAAGAAAAAGTAGCAAGCTACAAGAAGGAGTAACTGCGGACACATTTGGTCCAAGAGTTAAGTCAGTAATTGCAGCATTAAGTGGATTTTACAAGAATTCGAAAAAAGAAGTGGCAAATATTATAAAGGACATTTTCAACCTGGATATCAGCGTCGGTAGTGTATCAAATAGTGAGGCTAGAGTGGCAGAAAAATGCCAAGAAGCATATGAGCAAATTGAGGAAGAGGTAAGCAAGAGCAAAATTTTACATATCGATGAAACTAGCCATTACAACAAAGGTAAACAGGGCTGGTGCTGGATGTTTGCGAGCAAAATAGGAAGTGTGATCAAATTGACAGAGTCAAGAGGGATGAAAGTCCTGGAAAATAGTAAATTTGGAAAGAATAACAACCTAGTAGTGACCGACAGATATGCAGCTTACAACTACTTTTCCAGCAAGAAAAGGCAGGTCTGTTGGGCACATTTAGCAAGAGATTTTGAAAGGTTGTCTCATAGTTGGAATAGCGAAGTGAAAGTTTTGGGGTATTATTTAAGGAATGTTGCTACTGAATTATTTGCATTGAAAAAAGCTCTGTTAAAGGATGAAATAGACACATTAAGGTTCATAAGAAGAGCAAGAAAATTATGCAAGCGAACGAGATATTACTTAAAGAATATATCAAATTTACCCGAGGCAATTGGAGCGTCTCGAGTAGCAAAAAATATCATGAAATCGGATCTGATGATGTGGAAATTTTTGGACGATCCAGAAAATATTCCACTGACAAACAACTATGCTGAGCAACAGATTCGGCATTACGTTGTTTACCGAAAAGTTTCATATTTTACACAATCGAAACGGGGAAATATGTTTCTTGAGAGGATAATTTCATTGTACTTGACTTGGAGGCAAAAGAAGTTAAATCCTTTTCAAAACCTACTGGCTATTGCTTCTTAAGCCATACACCTGAATGGATACGACGCAACTGCGAAAAGAAGAGGTTGAGTCTTAGCCTCTTCTATATATCCACATCATGCACATTAAGTGCGTTATTATTAATAAAGTCTCGGCGTGGTTCAACTATGTCGCCCATTAATACTGAGAATATGCTATCTGCTTCTTCGCAATCTTTTATTTCAACTTTAAGTAGAGTTCTAGTTTCAGGGTTGAGAGTAGTTTCCCATAGCTGATCAGCATTCATTTCACCAAGACCTTTAAATCTCTGTAGAGTGAGACCTTTTTTACCATATTCCATTACCGTATTTGCTAATGCGCTAGGGGAAGTAATTTTTATCTCAGTGTCTTGTGACTTTAAGAATGAATCACCATTAAATAAATTAACTATATCGTCAAGCAAGTTGAGAATATTCTTTATTTCTTTACTCTCGAGCATACTAAGCGAAAATACATACTTATCTGCCAGCCCTTGAAAGAGTTTAGAAATGTGAATTTCGCCTTCTTTTACTTCTACTTCCCAGGTATATTCACTGTACATTAACTTCAAGTATTTTATTATCTCATCGGCAAATGATAAGGCATTTTTTTTGCTTAATATCAGCATTGATTCTAAGAGATTTTGTGGTATTTCTCTATCATAATTTTTACTAATATTAGAAATACTTACGCATTTACTTAAGATAAAGCGTAGGTCTGCAATTGTACCACTTAATGTCAATCTCTTTACTGCTGAATTTATTATATACTCTTCAAATGTTGCATCATCTTTAATGTAAGTATCTTTAGCATTTTTTGTCACTTTATAAAGAGGTGGCTGAGCTATATATAAGTAGCCTTTTTCAATAACTTCGCGCATATATCGGAAGAAGAAGGTTAAAAGTAAAGTTCTAATATGCGAACCATCAACATCTGCGTCTGTCATGATAATTATCTTGTGGTACCTTATTTTCTCAATATCGAAATTATCACTGCCTATTCCAGCTCCAATTGCTGTAATTAAAGAGCCAATTTCTGCAGACGAGAAAATACGATCTAGCCCTGCGCGTTCTACATTTAGAATTTTTCCTTTTAAAGCAAGCACTGCTTGTGTCTTTCGATCACGACCCTGTTTTGCAGAACCGCCTGCAGAGTTACCTTCTACTATAAACAACTCGGACAACTCTGGAGCCTTTTCTTGACAATCAGCGAGTTTTCCAGGTAGGGTTGCAATATCAATATTATTCTTACTTTTAACCAGCTCACGCTCTTTTCTTGCTGCCTCTCTTCCTTTTGCTGATCTAATTGCTCTTTCTACTATACTCGTTGCTAGTTTTGGGTCAGTTTCAAGTATTGTGCTGAGCTTATCAGAAACTATGCTTTCCACAACTGTACGCGCTTCAGAGCTAACCAACTTGTCTTTCGTTTGTGAAGAAAATTTAGGGTCAGGCATCTTAAGAGAGAGAACGCAAGTCAAACCTTCTCTCACATCTTCTCCAGTTAAACTTACTTTTGCCTTCTTTAGAAATCCTTCATTAGTTGCATAAGTATTAATGCATCTGGTTAGAGCAGATCGAAACCCTGCCAAATGCGTACCACCATCGCGCTGTCTAATATTATTTGTGAAACATAACATATGTTCATAGTAGGAATCATTCCACTCCATTGATAATTCTAAACCTATGCCAAGATCTGCTGCTTCGCCTCTCATGCTGGCAATTTTAGTTACCGGTGTCTTATTTTTATCTAAATAGCGTACAAAACTTGCTGTACCAAAATTATCATTAGACTTTTGTTTATTATCGTTAAAGTGAGATTCCGTGCATGAATCGTTACGTAAATCACGCAAAATGATATTGATATTTGAATTCAAAAATGCTAATTCCCTTATACGATTTTCAAGAGTTGAGTAACTAAATTCAATACCACTAAAAGTATCTGTTGATGGCATGAATGTAACTCTCGTGCCTCTCTTATTTATATTCTCATTAACTATTTTCAAAGACTCAAGAGATTCACCGTCTTCAAAACGCATGAAATGTTCTTTTTTATTGCGCCAGATAGTAAGTTCTAGCCAACTTGATAATGCATTTACCACTGATATACCAACACCGTGCAGTCCACCAGAGACTTTATAAGTATTGCTATCAAATTTACCACCGGCATGCAGTTGGGTCATTATTACTTCTGCCGCTGATATCCCTTCTTCTTCATGGATATCGGTTGGAATGCCGCGACCGTTGTCAGTTACAGACACTGAGCCATCTGCATTGATATTAATTTCTATTTTATCACAGTATCCAGCTAAGGATTCATCTATTGCGTTATCAACAACCTCATACACCATATGATGTAAACCAGATCCATCATCGGTGTCACCGATGTACATACCTGGACGTTTTCTTACTGCCTCAAGACCTCTTAAAACTTTTATCGAATCAGCGTTATAGTTACTTTCCATGCAATTGCTTCATTTATAAATGTTTATTAATGTTATATTGAGATACACCAATTAGCAACATTTTTAAATCCTTGGGTTGAAATTTAAAAATTTGCTAATTTTAATAGACTGCTTGCATAACTCTCAGTGCATAGCTCCAAAACGGTACTATTCTAGCGCGTGAAGCTAGGATCCGGTTGTTTTACCAGATTCTAGATAGATGACAAAAAGGCTATGAAAACAACAACCAATTACGTTTTTGATACTCCGCTTTTTTCACAATGTTGTTTTGTTTCTGTATCACCTAAATTTGTTGTTGGTGGTGTTGCTATTACCGTTTCGTTCGAATTTATGCTTTTTGATTTACTAAGCGCAACTACCTCTTTTAAAGTCATGTTTTTATATTGAGGAACAATTTTAGCATAACCAAGTCTGATTTTTACATCTGTATTTTTTTCCAGATCTTCAAAAGTTAAACCTTCACTTGAATTGCTATAGTTTACTGAAATTTTTGGCTTGTTCTTTTCTGTGTTATCAACACTCATAGTTACTGTAATGCTGCACTTTTTACCATCTACTTCTCAATCAAATTTTATGGTTGAAGATCCATTTGTTATCTCGTACAGCCTTACCCCATTATTGTCTTGTGAGAGACGTAATAGTCTTAAGTCTTCTTTAGATACTAAAACAGCTGATGTAACCCTTTGATTGGAGGCTTCATAGAGTCCACTAAGAAATGATTTATCAATGCGCAGTTCTTTTGTATTATCTTTTAGTGATACCCATGCGGCAAATGATTTATCTTCCCTCGCTCTTAATCTTACATCTGCTATTGAGTCATTACTAATATATTTAGCAATTTCTTTTTGAATTGAGTCAATAAACTTCTTAGTTTTTGTGTCATTTTTATTAAAAAAAAGTTTGCATCTGAATGCTCTTTAGATGGTTCTCCAAAGCTTTCTGATGCTTCTCTAAAACGTTTTAATGCTTCCTCAAGAGTTACATATATGTATTTACCACGTGTATTCTTGGTGTAAGGCCCACATAACTCTGTAGGACTTGGTTGAGTTGTAGTACTTACTATAGTTTCACTTGCGTTTAGGTTATTCTTTGCAGAGTGTGTTTTTAATTTTTGATGTGCTTTTATTTTTCTAGCTTTAGGCATAATCCCCCCTATTAAATAATTAAAATACTTAGCATGTTGATAGTGAAGAAAATTTAATGCGTCAAGAGCCAATAAAGGTATTTTAATTTTACTGTTCATAGCAAAGACCTCTTTATTTTGGAATTAGCAGAGCTAATACGTTGATAAGAGCAAAAGAACTTAACGGTAAAAATCAC includes:
- the gyrB gene encoding DNA topoisomerase (ATP-hydrolyzing) subunit B gives rise to the protein MESNYNADSIKVLRGLEAVRKRPGMYIGDTDDGSGLHHMVYEVVDNAIDESLAGYCDKIEININADGSVSVTDNGRGIPTDIHEEEGISAAEVIMTQLHAGGKFDSNTYKVSGGLHGVGISVVNALSSWLELTIWRNKKEHFMRFEDGESLESLKIVNENINKRGTRVTFMPSTDTFSGIEFSYSTLENRIRELAFLNSNINIILRDLRNDSCTESHFNDNKQKSNDNFGTASFVRYLDKNKTPVTKIASMRGEAADLGIGLELSMEWNDSYYEHMLCFTNNIRQRDGGTHLAGFRSALTRCINTYATNEGFLKKAKVSLTGEDVREGLTCVLSLKMPDPKFSSQTKDKLVSSEARTVVESIVSDKLSTILETDPKLATSIVERAIRSAKGREAARKERELVKSKNNIDIATLPGKLADCQEKAPELSELFIVEGNSAGGSAKQGRDRKTQAVLALKGKILNVERAGLDRIFSSAEIGSLITAIGAGIGSDNFDIEKIRYHKIIIMTDADVDGSHIRTLLLTFFFRYMREVIEKGYLYIAQPPLYKVTKNAKDTYIKDDATFEEYIINSAVKRLTLSGTIADLRFILSKCVSISNISKNYDREIPQNLLESMLILSKKNALSFADEIIKYLKLMYSEYTWEVEVKEGEIHISKLFQGLADKYVFSLSMLESKEIKNILNLLDDIVNLFNGDSFLKSQDTEIKITSPSALANTVMEYGKKGLTLQRFKGLGEMNADQLWETTLNPETRTLLKVEIKDCEEADSIFSVLMGDIVEPRRDFINNNALNVHDVDI